One window of the Acidiferrobacteraceae bacterium genome contains the following:
- a CDS encoding nitrate- and nitrite sensing domain-containing protein, with protein sequence MSVSVPQIVLAAKQREIDELKRLMARAQLVAAAGAMIHALQVERGATSIYLASSGKRFADARNDYIKESEQVEQRLRAQIEAELANPSGANARIISLIAWVLLGLDTMPELREYIGRLGMSGNDTIAAFSRLIAGHISLIFEVADAAIDPEISQLLVALFNLVQGKEYAGQERAVGALAFASGICGAPVQERLAGLREAQDDHFRVFLKFADESAAIEWQDMQGTSYSAELERLRRLLSSKGARMVLDKNLSDTWFDRCTERITALWTLQCALVDELQQRCAARIADAERELQDSEGLVRSLREKPPAGAGLVDRFFDPDVPVEQSVGFLSPGDEHPHRVHSVIELLQAQSRRLANVESELASARRALDERKTIERAKGIMMARFNLTEEEAYKKLRSTSMQQNRRLVDVAETVLSLIDLS encoded by the coding sequence ATGTCCGTATCGGTACCGCAAATTGTTCTCGCCGCGAAACAGCGTGAAATCGACGAGCTCAAGCGGCTGATGGCGCGCGCCCAGCTGGTCGCGGCCGCCGGCGCGATGATCCATGCACTCCAGGTGGAACGCGGGGCGACCAGCATCTATCTGGCCTCGTCCGGAAAGCGTTTTGCCGACGCGCGCAATGACTATATTAAGGAGTCGGAACAGGTCGAACAGCGCCTGCGCGCCCAGATTGAGGCCGAACTCGCCAATCCGTCCGGCGCCAACGCCCGCATCATCTCCCTCATCGCCTGGGTGTTGCTTGGTCTGGACACCATGCCGGAACTGCGCGAGTACATCGGACGTTTGGGCATGTCCGGCAATGACACCATCGCCGCCTTCAGCCGGCTGATCGCCGGGCACATCTCATTGATCTTTGAGGTCGCGGATGCGGCAATCGATCCGGAGATCTCGCAGCTGCTGGTCGCCTTGTTTAACCTGGTACAAGGCAAGGAGTACGCCGGTCAGGAACGTGCAGTGGGTGCCCTGGCGTTCGCATCCGGCATCTGCGGTGCACCGGTGCAGGAACGACTTGCGGGCCTGCGCGAGGCCCAGGACGACCACTTCCGCGTGTTTCTGAAATTCGCAGACGAGTCCGCCGCGATTGAATGGCAGGATATGCAGGGAACTTCCTATTCTGCGGAACTGGAGCGACTGCGTCGCCTGCTTTCCTCCAAGGGCGCACGCATGGTCCTGGACAAGAACCTTAGCGATACCTGGTTCGACCGTTGCACCGAAAGGATCACGGCACTGTGGACGCTGCAGTGCGCACTCGTCGACGAACTGCAACAACGATGTGCGGCGCGCATCGCCGATGCCGAACGCGAGCTCCAGGATTCCGAAGGCCTGGTCCGGAGCCTGCGGGAGAAACCGCCAGCCGGGGCCGGCCTCGTCGATCGCTTCTTCGATCCTGACGTGCCGGTAGAACAGTCCGTGGGCTTTCTCTCGCCGGGCGACGAACATCCGCACCGGGTCCATTCCGTGATCGAATTGCTGCAGGCACAGTCACGTCGCCTGGCCAACGTGGAAAGCGAACTGGCGTCGGCCCGGAGGGCGCTCGACGAAAGAAAGACGATCGAGCGCGCCAAGGGAATCATGATGGCGCGATTCAACCTGACGGAAGAAGAGGCCTACAAGAAACTACGATCGACATCGATGCAACAAAACCGCCGTCTGGTGGACGTTGCCGAGACCGTACTATCGTTGATCGATCTGTCCTGA
- a CDS encoding bifunctional protein-serine/threonine kinase/phosphatase codes for MPLQIAIGQYSDKGRKPVNQDFHGATVPKEPLLSSKGIGIALADGISSSEVSQFASETAIRGFFEDYYSTPESWSVKTSVQRVLLAANSWLYAQTRNGPYRYDINRGYVCTFSALVFKSSTAHVFSAGDARVYRILDNHLEQLTEDHRLWVSREKSFLSRALGMKERLEIDYQSLAIEVGDAFVLATDGIYEFVPESFVLETFRQHADDLDQAAEVIAEEALRRGSTDNLTIQIARIERLPDPAINELQRQISELPLPPELRPRMIFDGYEIARELHGSNRSHVYLAIDTNSQKQVVLKVPSVDLRDDPEYLDRFLMEEWVARRIDNVHVVKHCEQTRKRNYLYIVTEFIEGQTLAQWMRDHPRPDVETVRGIVEQIAQGLQALHRHEMLHQDLRPNNVMIDRNGTVKLIDLGSVHIAGVAEIGGKGQVEQILGTAQYAAPEYFVGFTGTPRSDQFSLGLIAYQMLSGRLPYGTNVAKATSRSAQRKLVYQSLLDNKLGIPAWIDGAVRKAVHIDPLKRYEEISEFLYDLRHPNPRFLRSERAPLLERHPVRFWKGVSLVLLVMLVYLIGTSAGIHH; via the coding sequence ATGCCACTGCAAATCGCCATTGGGCAATACTCGGACAAGGGTCGCAAGCCGGTGAACCAGGATTTTCACGGCGCAACCGTTCCGAAAGAACCGCTTCTAAGTTCGAAGGGGATTGGGATAGCGCTTGCCGATGGCATCAGCAGCAGCGAAGTCAGCCAGTTTGCCAGCGAGACGGCAATCCGGGGTTTCTTCGAGGACTACTACAGCACGCCCGAATCGTGGTCGGTCAAGACCTCGGTACAACGGGTACTGCTGGCGGCCAATTCCTGGCTGTACGCGCAAACGCGCAACGGTCCGTATCGCTACGACATCAATCGCGGCTATGTCTGCACCTTCAGCGCGCTGGTATTCAAATCCAGCACCGCGCATGTTTTCAGTGCCGGCGACGCGCGTGTCTACCGGATTCTCGACAACCACCTCGAACAACTGACCGAGGACCACCGCCTGTGGGTCTCGCGTGAAAAGAGTTTTCTCAGCCGTGCCCTGGGCATGAAGGAACGGCTGGAGATCGACTACCAGTCCCTCGCCATCGAAGTCGGCGATGCCTTCGTCCTGGCAACGGACGGCATCTACGAATTCGTACCCGAAAGCTTCGTGCTGGAGACCTTCCGCCAACACGCCGACGATCTTGACCAGGCGGCGGAAGTGATCGCCGAGGAGGCCTTGCGGCGGGGCAGCACCGACAATCTGACCATACAGATCGCCCGAATCGAGCGGCTGCCTGATCCCGCGATCAATGAGTTGCAAAGGCAGATATCGGAACTACCCCTGCCGCCGGAACTCCGCCCGCGGATGATCTTCGATGGATACGAAATCGCCCGCGAACTGCATGGCAGCAACCGCAGCCATGTATACCTCGCGATTGATACCAACAGTCAGAAGCAGGTCGTGCTCAAGGTCCCGTCCGTTGACCTGCGCGATGATCCCGAATATCTCGACCGCTTCCTGATGGAGGAGTGGGTCGCACGCCGCATCGACAATGTCCACGTAGTGAAACATTGCGAGCAGACGCGCAAACGGAACTACCTCTATATTGTCACCGAGTTCATCGAGGGCCAGACCCTCGCCCAGTGGATGCGGGACCATCCTCGACCCGATGTCGAAACCGTACGGGGCATCGTAGAACAGATTGCCCAGGGCCTGCAGGCACTGCATCGACACGAGATGCTGCACCAGGACCTGCGGCCGAACAATGTCATGATCGACCGCAACGGTACGGTGAAGCTCATCGATCTCGGATCGGTGCACATTGCCGGTGTCGCGGAGATCGGAGGCAAGGGACAAGTTGAGCAAATTCTGGGTACTGCCCAGTATGCGGCGCCGGAATACTTCGTTGGCTTTACGGGCACGCCCAGATCCGATCAGTTCTCCCTCGGACTTATTGCCTACCAGATGCTGTCGGGGCGACTGCCCTACGGCACGAATGTAGCAAAGGCAACGAGCCGTTCGGCACAGCGCAAACTGGTGTACCAGTCACTGCTGGATAACAAACTCGGGATCCCGGCATGGATTGACGGTGCCGTGCGCAAGGCGGTGCATATCGATCCCCTGAAACGATACGAGGAAATCTCGGAGTTTCTCTACGACCTGCGCCACCCCAATCCGCGCTTTCTTCGCAGCGAGCGCGCGCCCCTGCTGGAGCGCCACCCAGTGCGCTTCTGGAAGGGTGTGTCGCTGGTTCTGCTCGTGATGCTGGTTTACCTGATCGGTACTTCGGCCGGGATCCACCACTAG